The genomic interval GCACCGAGCAGCCCACTTCACCTCAAAGGCGAGGCGGCCCAGCGCcgcccttccctcctctccctggccGTGGGGCACCGGGGTTCgaggcagggccggggcagcccgTTCCCCGGGGCCAGGCCGGCGGGCCGGCCGGcgctggcaggagcaggagagcCGCATCTGCGGGAGTCCCCCCGGGCGGCATTAGCGCGGGACCTCCATTGCCCCCCATCAGTCGCCGCGTTATTCCAACAGGAACCTGTTTAACGCGGGGCCGGTGGCCGGGAGCGGCCAAGAGCCATCTCTCGTGCCggcccccgcctccccgcccccgccgctctGCGCTCTTTGTAATAGTCTCATCTACAAGGACGATTGAAACTTTATAGTGCATGATTCATAGAGCAGGGCTGCGCTCGGAGCTGCGGTGCATATTACATTAATCAGTGTCAGGCCACTAAAACAGAGATATGAATATGAATTCTCCATATTGCAGGGGAGATAAATGTGCTTGTGAATAATTGATCGGCgcccatggaaaaaaaaaaaaaaaaaaagcgggggggagctgggggaacGTGGTCACACAATGAAAGTTACCGGGAGATGCAACGAGCCCCGCGGTGAGGGCTggcgcggggctgccggcgggaCCCGGCAGGCGCGGCCCGGAGCGCGCCCCCGCCGCAGCGCCCGCAGCGCCCGCATGGCTACTGGGCTGCGCGAGTTTCGGAGCCAGCGCGTCAAAAACTCAACCGAAGCAACAAAAAGGGATGACAAGAGCCGGGAACGATAGCAATCATAGGAACGAGCCAGTTCAAGCATATCCACCCTACTAATTTTCTCGTTCCCTTTCTCcggactttttttattttcctagttAGAATTAGACTTCTTTTACagattaaaatagaaaaagaataaaaaatgaggCATGCATACCAATGAGCACGTTTCATAACTACCGTCTCCTCTGTGACAAAGCCAAATCCCCGTAAAGCTGCCGTTTGCTTTTAGTGTTTTCTGGCAACTGCTAATTTTGGAGTTTGCTGAACTCGAGATTATATCAGCTTTCCAGTGTTCTTTCTTCGCAGATTTCTGCCATTCTTCTGCTAATGCTAAGTAAATAATAACAGAAACAAGACAGGGTGACAATTTTTACTGGGGGAGGATTATGCAAACACGTATGAAGAATGTTTTCTGCCACCCTATTAAATAGCACGAAAATGTATCTTGGCGCTCGGTTGTTGTTCTGAAAGAAGTATTACTCGATGTAGCTCCCATCCGATTCAATGCAATTTTTCCTATTGACTTTATTTATCAGGTTCGGGTACCGtcatctcttaaaaaaaaaaaaaaaaaaaaaaaaaaaaaaaaaaaaaaaaaaaaaaaaaaaaaaaaagggcggTAGGAAACTAGGACTTTCCAATTTACTCTTATCAGCTCGAAGCATTCCCAATTAAGGCAAATCGTTTAGCTTAAGCTTCGCCTTTATTATTCTCCCTACACTCTGGTATTTGCTGGTGTACATCTGCCAGGGCGGATCtcaatgaaaatggaaaatatgacagaaaaactacaaattattttcctgacGAGGTGACGTAAACGATCATTCCTAGTAGGGCTCACGTGACGAGCGAAACCTAGGAAATACGGAGCCCCCGCTCCTTCCTAAAACTGGCGCGGGGCtccgggagcggggcgggcggggcggtgTGTGCGCAtcccgcccggccccgcaccgcaCTCCGCGGCGCAGCGGCAGCCTCCGAGGGCTCGCTGCGATGCTGCGGTGCCCGCCCGCACGCGTCCGCTCCCGCTGAAACTTCCTCTGGGAGAAATGGCCACCTCGGCGTGGCTAGCTGGGGAGACAAACCCAATTACCTCTCTCCTTCAGGGGGACAGCTAAGGAAGGCCACCGTCTCCGGGGACCGCTGGGCGCTTGGGCAAACACCCAGGCGAGAGCTTTTCTCACTTGAACAACACGTTTCTCAGCTGGCCGTGCTACTTTTCCGCTTTCCGTTTGGTAAGGGGAAGCCACTTGCGCTCCTGTCCAGAAACTTTGGAAGCGGCGCAAGTACCCTGCGCCCGAGCACGCAGCCTGCGGCCCCGGCCGTGCTCgtcccgccgccggcccgcagctcccgggccgcccccgcctTCTCcagccggggagggggcaggagccGGCTGCTGCATCCCATTCCCGGCAAACGCGCCGGGCGCGGTGGGGAGAGGCGGCGGACGGTGCTGGCTCGGCGCTGACCCCGCGGGGCTTCGTTCACTCTCGCCGTAACCCCctcagctggctggggagggaagcaTCACGACTGTTGGCATTACGGGGAGGAACAGGGGTGGGAAATTCTGACAAGtagatgggaaaaaaatcaagttctgCAGTAGAGTCTGCTCTAGAGATGCTGAGGCTTCCAAAGGCGGAAAACTGCCAGCCAGATAGCTAGCGGGAATTATCACCCTCGGGAGCATAATCACAACTGGAAGCACACTGCGGAGGGTGTTGCTGGCTTTCCGGCTGAATTAAAGGCGGGCAAGCTCCCGCACCCCACCTCCGGCTGAGCAGAGCTGCGGGCCGGCACCTCCGGCTGCCGCTGCGCTGGGCGAGGGGACGGCGCCGCCCGCAGCCCACAGAGGGCGCTGCGAGCCTGCCCAAAGCCgggcccgcgccccgccgctcGGCTCCGCTCGGCACCGCTCACCTCGGTcggcgctgcccgccgctgGCGGTCAGGGAGCGGGAGCGCGCACCCACAGGGACACCCGCACCCGCTCACACTCCTTTGCGCAAAGGACTCGGTTAAAGTCCGTTCTGACGTTAACATGCCGCAGAGCCATCCCCGCTCCTCTGCTCCCGAGCCAATTTGGCACCGTCGCATTCGCTCCGCCTCGCAGAGCATCGCTGCGCGCTTTTTCCGTGCCATCTCCCCTTCCGCAGGAGCGGGGCCCGCCTGTCGCAGAGGGGCGggtggggccggggccggggcggcggcacCCTGGACCGCTGGGTTGCTTGGGGCCGGCTGAGCCGCGCGCCAGGAATTTGGGAACCGGGCCTGCGAGGGGCAGCCGCTATTCCTTTGCCATTGGTAGGAAAGAGGAAGCAATTCCGTCAGGTTTACACCAGCACTGACCTGACGAGCCGTTTGGCTTTACAGGCATGAAGTGGggtttctccctttttttttttttttggtatccCCAAGAGGCgtcttccctctccctttccctcacCGAAAGCTAAGTTGCTATCGTTTGGTTAAAACTGTAATATACCGTTTTGCTGGAACCTGTACCAACGCAGGGCTCCCTGTaatttagaaaaagcaaaataactaaAAGCCAGAAAGCAAACTAATTGATGCTACGCTGGGAGCCGCAGAATAACAAAATGAGTGTCTTTTCAGAGACAGCACCTCAGATATCCCGCACAAACCCTATTTCGTCTGATCTGTTTCTCTGATCCATCTGAAAACGGCAAAAAAGTAGAAGCCTATCACCTCCACTGCTTTGTCAACACATCTCTAAGCGATAGCTTACCGAGACCCCTCTTTGCTCGCGATGATTTTGCAACTAAATCAAGATCAATATTCTGATCTCTGACAagaattttattaatatttcatttgaaaaatctcATCTTGTTTCCGACAAGTCCTGATTTGAGGTTGGTTCAGTTTGGATAGGGCGTCACCACATTATTTCTTAATGACTTtcccagctgcttctttccattttccacCATCAAGAACCATCTGGTATCTTATTAGCACCTCAATGCTCATTTAGTGTTctcatttaaaaggaaaaaaaaagtaaacactCAAAATATTACACATTTTAACGGACCGTCTTTGGAAGATTAATGCGTTTATAAACCGATAGGTTGTCTCTCTCGGTCTCTTTTTAACCAACTGATCTGAATCGCAGAACTTTCTTCTGGGAAGTTCAAGagatgccattttttttttcctgctaacgTTGTGCTTAATCTCACAGGGAAAAATCACAGTCGTATTTCCTCTGTATTTCCTCTGTTTATTTAAAGCGCAAATCGTTAAATGTAATTCAATTTATTAatctagacttttttttttttttttctccggCTTCGGTCCGAATGTACACCAGAGCAACAGAGCTCTTGATCCAGATTAGGAACTGATCTGGACAGCAAAGTTATGCTTTGCTACGGAATTGTGAGAAAACTTGtccctttctttttcaataaTGTATATTATAATGTAAGTGGAAGTCAGATCCATTTATGGTCGGAAAATGTATGCTACAGAACACATCTGATTCATTGCaattgaaaaaataactttaattttACTAATCAAGAACCAGCTTCACTCAGCTTCTCAAGTTTACGTGTATGAAAAAGGAAGCTCGCGGCTTGTTTTCTACAAAATAGCCACAAGAGCTATGAAAAGCTTGGATTTGGTATTTTAAGTCTCAGTTACTCAAAAGCAAGAAGACTTGacttttagaaaacaaattagaaATGTCTGAATAGATTTGTAATATAAGATCTGCAGCAACAGAATACATACCTGAAAAGAGGTCATAATTTCATTTAGTTTATTAGACAAAAATATATGATTTAGACAAGTTTTGCTGACGCGTTATTTACAATCTGAAATCACTCTatatacagaaaaaacacaaacacatggGAAACATTTACCAAACAAATAATCCAAGAATGGTTAGAATAACACGATCTGAAATGGTACAATGAAGAAGGAGATCCATCTACAGATTTGTGTAATCGCTTTTATGGATTTGCACCACCTTATTGCAAAAAGAGATTGATGGGAGTCGTTTATAtagttggttttttgtttttttttctgtccttaatACCAGtctctgcaatattttttcacCAAACCATGTAATCAAGCGGAAGGGAGAGCTGCTAAAATTCTCGGTGTTCCCTCTTGCTGAGCCAAAGAGCTGcaggggggaagggaggggggggaaaaaatatgtaacaatctttcataaaaaaaagaaaaaagatagaATCCTTTCCTATAATTCCCTGATTATTGCTGTAGCATCCTAGTATTAGTTAATTGCACAGAAATCATTGTCACTAGTGTAATTAACACAAGATCTTTGAGGTCTGTTAAGTTTCAGAAAAGTTACAGGCTGGCTATGCACAATTGCAATTTAGCTCAACTTTGAAAAGATTACAGCAACTTCTGTGTTGTTCTTGTCTGTATGTGTTATTATGGTGATGATTAGGTGCTATAATTAGTCTTTATTATTCAAACACTCTGTTTCACATAAGTAACATTCctgcagtgaaaacaaacaaacaaactcacTTGTCACGGACAGGCTGGAAGGGCGATTTTAGCGGCTGAGGTGGGGATTCAGTTCTTggtacattttctctttctagaaggagacaggaaaaaggaaaaaaaaaaaaaaaaaaaaaacacgaAACCAGGAGAATCATTTTAgaataacagcaataaaaatctgGACAGTGTGCAGAGAACACACCTCCCTCTCACCCTCTTGTTCAGATATATGGAGGTataggtgtgtgtgtgggtacAGCACTATTCCCTACTTTCAATATTTAAGGAGTTACAAGACTTTCTTGCCATATTTTTGACTATTATTGAAATTATTTGGACATGGGGATCgagaagcagggaaggaaagtGAAACTCAAATAATGTTTCACAGTGCTATTCCTGCATTCTCATCTTACTTGATGGGCGTATAGGATGAGAATGTAATAGCCCACATGAAATGGGCTTAATGCATGCAGTCAACAtgctccaggaaaaaaaaaaaaaaaaaaacaaaccaaaaaaaaccaaaaaaacccaccacaactctAGGGTAAACTGTAACTCTGCTAAAAGCAATCAGTTACACCAGGGCTGAATCTGACACCATTCCTCAAGGAGAAGTTCATGTGCATGTGTTGGGGGTGGAGGAAGAGGTGGATGCCTGATGCATTCATTACCTATGTGTTTGGGACTGGTCCTCTCTGAAGGTTTTTCACTGCTTAGGGCTCCCAGGGTTGTTGTTAAAACAGAAGATTGTTGCTGGGCCTGGAGGTGGTGATTGTGATGAGCAGCATGGTGGTGATTTACTCCCAAAAAAGACCTCACATTTAGCAGGGAACTCTGAGTGAGGAAAGCCCCATTTGTCCAGTTGTGAAATTTGCCAATTTGGCACGTGTAGAGTCCATGGCTAGGGAGAAAAGCTGGGTGCTGGATCTGTGGAGAAGTGTGGTTAacctggggaggagggggcggAGGGGGAGAAGATTTCAGGGCACCATCAGGGCTGGTTGCTGTCTCTGCCAAAGACCAAATCTTGGGTTTGCTGTGAGATGGCATCTGTAAATTGTTCTGTCCCCCGGGACTGATGATTCGTGTGCTGTTGTCAGAGGCCTCCTTCACCATGGCCAGCGTGTCTTTGGGTTTCAGCCCTTCAGCGCCTGACAGTGCCAaatccttctccttttccaagTGCTCCTCTTCACTGCTTTGTCGCAGGAGCTCAggcttctcctcctcttcctcgtTGCTCTGCTCCCCATCGTTCTCATCAATTTTATCTATGTCTATGCTCTCCAGGTCGATTTCCTCATCGTCTTCGTTCTTCTCGGGGTCCCCCTCATTGTCACTCCCGAAGAGGTTTGCATCTTCTTGGTCCTTACTCCTGGAGCCCCAGGTCACCTTGTTCTCCTTCTTGAGCCGCCGGCGGGCATTGGCGAACCAAGTGGAGACCTGGGTGAGGGTCATCTTGGTGATAATCGCCAACATGATCTTTTCACCCTTGGTAGGGTAGGGGTTCTTGCGGTGCTCGTTGAGCCAGGCCTTGAGGGTGCTGGTGCTCTCCCGGGTAGCGTTTTTGGGCCGCCCCGGGTCCCCGTACTGGAACTGTCCATAGGGATAATAGCCGGGGGCAGTATGGGCAGCGAAGGTAGCAGGGTGGACACCCGGATTATCTTTCAACTCGTACTGGGAGCCCTGCAACACATTCAGACAAGCGGAGAGGAAAAAGCACATCAATTATCTCGTTAGCGTCTCTAACAGACCTGAATAGGCTACTCCGGGAGCCGCAATACGCCTTTAAGCGGTGCAAAGGGTCTTCACAGACAAATTCGGCCCTCCCCGCTCCAGAGTCTTCACGTTTAGATCAGACAGAGGTATTCCCAAATGATCCCCCCTTCTtgcaaggaagggaaaagagagggGCTAAACTGGGCTCTGCCAGACATTATGCATATTTTCTCCGCAAACCAAATCAAATCAAACGATGGAAATGCAGCAACTTCGCATTCGCCTCGGCGAGACAATTTATTGTGCCCTCGAAATAATCAGGCAGAGAAAGCAGGTACTACACCACAGCTACAAACTAATGCCTGCGCACAACGCATTTATCTGCAAAATATCCAGGAGGATATTACAAATGCATGCAGGGCATTCTTCTTTGGCCCCAGATCTGCCTTTAAAAGGAGTTGGCGTGAGACGAGACTGGAGAGATGAATGCACAACTTCAGTACGAAGACACTTATAATGTAAGAGATTTTCCCCACGCAAATcatcttccccacccccccccccccccccgcccccgctccTCGCCCCCCAAATCATACACTCAGATTCTAGTATAAAACATTAACTTGTAACTGTTAGAAGGGCCTTTAAACTCTGGAATGAAAAGTGATCCATGCATTGTAGAATATGTATATGCAGACACTTTATCTCATAAGTTTTACTTTGATCTGGGCAGAGCAAACGCAAATTGTTTACAAGCGTTTAGAGACGGTGATTTATTTGCAATCAATATTCTTTTTATCATCAGTAGTAAAACACAGCAAGTCAAATTATCCCATCAGGTGTTTTGGTAAATAACATTTTATCTTTCTGGCAACCTCATTAGGCCTCATTATTACCGCAAATTGTCCAGGTATTAACTTAATATTTTAGCTTGTGATTTACAAATGCTGAGGTTTAGAATCTATTTCAAAATATCACCCTCATGGTAAATCACTGCAGTAAAATACCAGGATACTTTGCAACTAGGAAAGGGAACTGTTCCTAA from Falco biarmicus isolate bFalBia1 chromosome 3, bFalBia1.pri, whole genome shotgun sequence carries:
- the IRX1 gene encoding iroquois-class homeodomain protein IRX-1, with the translated sequence MSFPQLGYPQYLSASQAVYGSDRPGVLAAAAAAAAAAAAASGRPAGAELGSGSAAVTSVLGMYASPYSAPNYSAFLPYTADLGLFSQMGSQYELKDNPGVHPATFAAHTAPGYYPYGQFQYGDPGRPKNATRESTSTLKAWLNEHRKNPYPTKGEKIMLAIITKMTLTQVSTWFANARRRLKKENKVTWGSRSKDQEDANLFGSDNEGDPEKNEDDEEIDLESIDIDKIDENDGEQSNEEEEEKPELLRQSSEEEHLEKEKDLALSGAEGLKPKDTLAMVKEASDNSTRIISPGGQNNLQMPSHSKPKIWSLAETATSPDGALKSSPPPPPPPQVNHTSPQIQHPAFLPSHGLYTCQIGKFHNWTNGAFLTQSSLLNVRSFLGVNHHHAAHHNHHLQAQQQSSVLTTTLGALSSEKPSERTSPKHIERENVPRTESPPQPLKSPFQPVRDNSLAQQEGTPRILAALPSA